A genomic window from Microbacterium sp. ET2 includes:
- the ybeY gene encoding rRNA maturation RNase YbeY has protein sequence MTIEITNESGMPVDETVLLRLMEHNFGELHVSSEADVAILLVDEGAMESLHLQWMDEPGPTDVLSFPMDELRPGTEESPTPAGLLGDIVLCPQVAETQATAARHSTMDELVMLTTHGLLHLLGFDHAEPEEEKEMFGLQRDLIVSFQMSERRRARS, from the coding sequence GTGACGATCGAGATCACCAACGAATCCGGGATGCCGGTCGACGAAACCGTGCTTCTGCGGCTCATGGAGCACAACTTCGGGGAGCTGCACGTCAGCTCCGAAGCCGACGTGGCGATCCTGCTCGTCGACGAGGGCGCGATGGAGTCGCTTCACCTGCAGTGGATGGATGAGCCGGGGCCGACCGATGTCCTGAGCTTCCCGATGGATGAGCTGCGACCGGGCACGGAGGAGTCGCCCACGCCGGCGGGGCTCCTCGGCGACATCGTCCTGTGCCCTCAGGTGGCCGAGACTCAGGCGACGGCGGCCCGGCACTCGACCATGGACGAACTGGTCATGCTCACCACCCATGGCCTGCTGCATCTGCTCGGCTTCGATCACGCCGAACCCGAGGAGGAGAAGGAGATGTTCGGGCTCCAGCGCGATCTGATCGTGTCCTTCCAGATGAGCGAGCGCCGTCGCGCGCGGTCATGA